From the genome of Pelosinus fermentans DSM 17108:
CTATACCTTATCCAAAGGTAAACCGGAACTGCTGCAGGCGATTGCCGGGTGGTATAATAAAAAATTTGATGTACAATTAGATCCCAATACCGAAGTTCATTCTCTGATTGGTTCTCAGGAAGGTTTGGCTCATATTGGACTTTGTCTGGTGAATCCAGGAGATGTAGTGCTTATTCCTGATCCGGGATATCCTATTTTCAGCACAGGTCCACATATTGCCGGAGCCCAGCTGCATAAGATGTGTTTAACTGCCGAAAATAATTATCTGCCAGATTTGGACGGGATTGACGAAGACATATTAAAACGTACTAAACTCATGATTTTGAATTATCCCAATAACCCATTAGCTGCTACGGCAACACGTGAGTTTTATGAAAAAGTGGTGGCATTGGCACATCAGTATCAGTTTGTGGTTTGTAGTGATTTTGCATATAGTGAATTAGTCTTTGATGATTATCGTCCAGAGAGCTTTTTGAGTATTCCAGGGGCGAAAGAAATTGGCATCGAGTTTAATTCCCTGTCCAAAAGCTATAACATGTGCGGCTGTCGGATTGCATATGTTGTTGGTAATTCCCAGGTTATATCGCTGCTGGGGCGTCTAAAATCAAATTTTGACTATGGAATATTTGCACCCGTGCAGCTTGCTGCAATTGCTGCGTTAACAGGTCCCCAGGATTGTGTAAGAGAAACGGCCGCAGCTTATCAAAGGCGTCGTGATATCATTGTGGATGGTTTTAATCGTATAGGATGGCATGTAGAACGTCCAAAAGCGTCTATGTACATATGGGCTAAGGTGCCTACAAAGCAAAGTTCTTTTGATTTTGCTGTTGACCTGCTCAATCATACAGGCGTAGCAGTCGTTCCGGGTAAAGCCTTTGGTGATTGCGGGGAGGGCTTTGTCAGAATTGCTTTGGTACAGCCAGAAGAGCGATTGGCGGAAGCAGTGGCAAGAATAAAGAAATGGCTGAGATAAACAAGACGTATCAAGGGGATGAGACTGTTGCTATTGCAGGTCATGAATTATAGAGAATAAGAGATGAAAATCAGAATATAACAACAATAATAAAACTAACTTAAATGTATTGCAATGCATAAAAACATGATGTATAATCAAAACAAGTTAAGTTAATGATGTTTAAGTTGTCTTTGGTTAAGAGTACAACGAAGTGCCGACCGAATGCCTGTGTGCATTCTGGTCGGCTATTACTTTTATAAGGAGGTGTGAGTATAGTGTCGGATGATAGCACATTTGTTTTGACAGGACTGCAGCTAGTGATAATGGGAGATGTAGAAGCGGATGCGCCAGATGGATCGATTGGGTTTACCAGGGATTCGTATTGGAGTGAGAAAAAGCAGGCTACTATTGTTTCTGAGACTATCCCTTCTGCCGCAAGTAATAACGTTGCTAGTGAAAAACTTAGAAATCTATTAATGACGATTTGTTTGGACTATCCCTTCTGGAATGATTTTCGTATATTGGATTTTTTTAATAAGCGCAGTATTTCTATGACAATGGAAGAGTTGCGAGATTTGCGCAGAGAATGTGGCATTGAAAGGAGAGAAGATGTTTGCCTGGAGTTAATGCGGCTCTATTTTAATAACGAAATAGAGTTAGACAAAAAACAGGTACAGTTTATCGAAAGGCTGAATCCGGCATTTCGTGATCGAGATTTTCTGGCAGATAGACCTGGTGAATTACTTGTATATGAATGTGTCTTTTTTCGAAGGTTAAATAAAATGTTTTATCTTCACTTAGTATTTGATTTATTTAATGGCTATGCTTTTGGTAAAGTGAGTCGTCGTTGCTCAGGAGAAATAGGATTAAAGCTGCTGCAGGAAAAAATTGTTCCCTTTTATCAAAGCAGAGGTTATGAGATTCATGGAATTTTACATTCTGTCAAATCGACTCGAGATCATTGGGAAGCAGAAGAAGCCAAAATTAAGGACAGTATTATAGCAATGGGCATTGAGTGGTTAGAGCCTAAGCATGAGTTTGGGATCATACAACGTTTTCAGCGAGATTTTTTAGATAGCTTTTTTAGTAATGCAGAAGCACTTGACGTATCATTATTAATGATTCAGCCAGCTTTTGATCGATGGATGATAAAATATAATGCCTTCTGTCCCTTTCATCAAAGGCGTAATCTCTTAGGTTTCGCGGATGAGTTAGAGAGTACAGGCAGGATATCTTTAGAAGCCAAATGTAATTGAAATCATAAAAACAATAAAAGCTTCATGAGTATTCGTGGTACTCATGAAGCAAAGTAAAAACCTTTATCAGTATTCGTGGTACTTGTAAAGGGAGTGAAAATTTTAATCCCAGTGGCGCTAGGTCTATTTGGTTTACCCATTTTTCACATATAAATAGGTCTCATTATTAATTGAAGGGGGTGATTTTATAGGAGTAAGCGATAAAATGCTTCATGAGTATTCGTGGTACCCATGAAGCCAGGCAAACTTTTTAATCCCAGTGGCACTAGGCTCATTTAATTTACCCGTAAATAGTATAACACTCCGTTTCTGTTTTTTCAACAAAGAGAATAAAAAAAGTAAAAGGTGGTTTTTGAAAATGACAAGAAAAATTGCAATATATGGTAAAGGCGGCATTGGTAAATCTACTACTCAACAAAATACTGCAGGAGCAATGGCGCATTTTTATGATCAAAAAGTATTTATCCATGGCTGTGATCCAAAGGCCGATTCCACTCGTCTGATTCTTGGCGGAATGAATCAAAAAACATTAATGGATATGCTGCGAGATGAAGGAGAAGAAAAAATTACCGTTGAGAAGGTTGTAAAAGATGGGTACTTGGGAATTCGCTGCGTGGAGTCAGGCGGTCCGGAACCTGGGGTAGGGTGCGCAGGTCGTGGTGTAATCACAGCAATTGACCTTATGGAAAAGAATGGTGCCTATACATCGGATTTGGATTTTGTGTTCTTTGATGTACTTGGTGATGTTGTATGCGGTGGATTTGCAATGCCGATCCGTGATGGCAAGGCGCAGGAAGTATACATCGTTGCTTCGGGGGAAATGATGGCCATCTATGCAGCCAACAATATTTGCAAAGGCCTTGTAAAATATGCAAAACAAAGCGGTGTTCGTCTTGGCGGAGTCATTTGCAACAGCCGTAAAGTCGATAAGGAAAGAGAATTCTTAGAAGAATTCACGGCTGCAATCGGCACACAAATGATTCACTTTGTACCTCGTGATAATATTGTTCAAAAAGCTGAATTCAACAAAAAAACAGTGGTTGAATATGATGCGGAATGTAACCAAGCGTTAGAATACGGAGAGCTGGCACGCAAGATCATCGAAAATAAGAATTTTGTGATTCCTAAACCTCTCAGTATGGATGAATTAGAAGCCATGGTTGTTAAATACGGTATTGCTGATTAATTGACTAACAAAAAAAATAGGGGGAGAACACATATATGATTATGGTTAGAGCAATTGTTAGACCAGATAAAAAAGAAGTAGTTCTTGACGAACTTTCCAGCGCTGGGTTTCATGCTGCTACTGTAGTAGATGTTGTAGGCCGCGGGAAACAAAAGGGGATCAAGTTTGGTGATGTTATATATGATGAAATTCCGAAAAGTCTTATTATGTTAGTCATTAATGATGAAGATAAAGAGGATGTACTGGATGTTATTATCCGCCATGCTAAGACCGGTGATGAGGGGGCTTTTGGCGACGGGAAAATATTTATCAGTTCCACGGACGAAGTGTATACCGTTTCCAGCGGCGTTGCTGGGCTATAGGGGGGCGGTCTTATGAAAGAAATTATAGCTGTAGTACGGATTAATAAGGTCAGTGCTACCAAAAAGGCATTGGTACAAGTAGGGGCTGCCGGTTTTACAGCTTTAAAGGTCATGGGGCGGGGCAGATTAGTAGAGGATAAAGCTGTAATTGCTGAACGTAGAGCGACCCTATTAGCCTTAGCTCAAAAAGATGATTATAATACGGAAAAGCTGATAACCGAATTCTTAGACGGGACTCGTTTGTTTCCCCGCAGGATGTTTACAGTTTTAGCTCATGACGAAGATGTGTCTAAGATTGTCGCGGCCATCATTGAAGCCAATAGAACGGATTACAATGTTGGTGATGGGAAAATCTTTGTATTGCCAGTGCTTGATGCAGTAAGGGTAAGAACGAGAGAATCCGGAGATGCGGCAATATAGTGGAATGATCATAACGTAATTATATTAGTAAAAAAAGAGGAGGAACCCAATATGCCATATCATAAATTTAAATGTAGCGAGTGTATTCCTGAAAGAGAAAAACACGCTGTTATAAAAGGTCCCGGCGAGGATATAACTTCGGCTCTTCCTCTCGGATACCTCAACACCATTCCGGGGTCGATCTCAGAACGCGGCTGCGCTTACTGCGGAGCAAAGCATGTTATCGGTACACCGATGAAAGATGTTATTCATATGAGCCATGGACCAGTTGGATGTACCTATGACACCTGGCAAACCAAACGCTATATCAGCGATAACGATAACTTTCAGCTTAAATACACCTATGCCACAGATATGAAGGAAAAACACATCATATTTGGTGCTGAAAAACTGCTCAAGCAGAATATTATTGAGGCATTTAAAGCATTTCCAACTATTAAGCGGATGACTCTCTACCAAACTTGTGCTTCCGCATTGATCGGGGACGATATTAATGCTATTGCAGCAGAAGTAATGGAGGAAATGCCGGAAGTAGATATCTTCGTTTGCAATTCTCCT
Proteins encoded in this window:
- a CDS encoding LL-diaminopimelate aminotransferase, which gives rise to MIQQAERMKGLTSAIFSQLEELQKKAAASGVDIIQLSIGNPDMAPAPHIIEAMKQAVECGGNYGYTLSKGKPELLQAIAGWYNKKFDVQLDPNTEVHSLIGSQEGLAHIGLCLVNPGDVVLIPDPGYPIFSTGPHIAGAQLHKMCLTAENNYLPDLDGIDEDILKRTKLMILNYPNNPLAATATREFYEKVVALAHQYQFVVCSDFAYSELVFDDYRPESFLSIPGAKEIGIEFNSLSKSYNMCGCRIAYVVGNSQVISLLGRLKSNFDYGIFAPVQLAAIAALTGPQDCVRETAAAYQRRRDIIVDGFNRIGWHVERPKASMYIWAKVPTKQSSFDFAVDLLNHTGVAVVPGKAFGDCGEGFVRIALVQPEERLAEAVARIKKWLR
- the nifH gene encoding nitrogenase iron protein, with the translated sequence MTRKIAIYGKGGIGKSTTQQNTAGAMAHFYDQKVFIHGCDPKADSTRLILGGMNQKTLMDMLRDEGEEKITVEKVVKDGYLGIRCVESGGPEPGVGCAGRGVITAIDLMEKNGAYTSDLDFVFFDVLGDVVCGGFAMPIRDGKAQEVYIVASGEMMAIYAANNICKGLVKYAKQSGVRLGGVICNSRKVDKEREFLEEFTAAIGTQMIHFVPRDNIVQKAEFNKKTVVEYDAECNQALEYGELARKIIENKNFVIPKPLSMDELEAMVVKYGIAD
- a CDS encoding P-II family nitrogen regulator — encoded protein: MIMVRAIVRPDKKEVVLDELSSAGFHAATVVDVVGRGKQKGIKFGDVIYDEIPKSLIMLVINDEDKEDVLDVIIRHAKTGDEGAFGDGKIFISSTDEVYTVSSGVAGL
- a CDS encoding P-II family nitrogen regulator; the encoded protein is MKEIIAVVRINKVSATKKALVQVGAAGFTALKVMGRGRLVEDKAVIAERRATLLALAQKDDYNTEKLITEFLDGTRLFPRRMFTVLAHDEDVSKIVAAIIEANRTDYNVGDGKIFVLPVLDAVRVRTRESGDAAI